The stretch of DNA TCTAATAGGAAAAGGAGGCTCAATGATAAACCTAATAAAGAATCTCACAGGGACCAGAATTATAGTAGGCCAAAATGGATGGGTTTGGGTCAGTGGAAGGAAAGAGGAACTTGAGAAATTGGCAATAGAAGCTATTCTTAAAGTAAACAGAGAAAGCCACACTCAAGGATTGACAGATAGGGTTAAAGAAATGCTGGTTCAGAGATTAAACGAACTTAAAGAGCAAGGGATTATTGAAGAAGTCCCTCAATTGAAAGAAGGTGAAGAAGAATGATGGGAAAACCGGAAGGGCTTAAGCTTATTGATGAGAATGGATACAGAATTGATGGAAGGAAAAAGTATGAACTTAGGAAAATAAAAATGGAAGTTGGAGTGCTTAAAAGTGCGGATGGTTCTGCCTATGTTGAGTGGGGAAAAAATAAAGTAATGGCTGCTGTTTATGGGCCAAGAGAGATTCATCCAAAACATCTTCAAAAACCGGATAGAGCTATTCTGAGGGTAAGATACAACATGGCACCATTTAGTGTTGAAGAGAGAAAAAAGCCTGGACCAGACAGGAGAAGCGTGGAGATAAGTAAAGTCATAAGAGGTGCCCTAGAACCGGCAGTTATTCTCGAGCTTTTCCCAAGAACATCAATAGATATCTTTATAGAAGTTCTTCAGGCTGATGCAGGAACTAGGGTGGCAGGGATTACAGCAGCTTCGCTTGCTTTGGCTGATGCAGGAATTCCAATGAGAGACCTTGTTGCAGCATGTGCTGCGGGAAAGATCGATGGTGAGATAGTACTGGATCTCAACAAGGAAGAAGACAATTATGGAGAAGCTGATGTGCCAGTGGCAATAATGCCAATAAAGAATGACATAACTTTACTTCAAATGGATGGTTATCTAACAAAAGATGAATTCCTTGAAGCCGTGAGACTTGCAATAAAAGGTGCGAAAGCAGTTTATCAGAAACAAAGAGAGGCCCTAAAGGAAAAGTATCTCAAAATAGCACAAGAGGTAGGTGAGTGAAATGGAAGTAATGGCATCAATAATGAAAGATCATATCTTGCAGCTTCTAAAGGAAGAGAAGAGAATAGATGGAAGAGGCTTGGAGGACGTGAGACCCTTAACGATTGAGACAGATGTCATAGAAAAAGCAGAAGGTTCTGCTCGTGTAAAACTTGGAGACACTCAGGTACTTGTTGGCATAAAAGTTGATTTGGGAGAACCATTCCCGGATTTGCCAAATATGGGTGTAATAACCACTAACGTCGAATTTGTCCCATTAGCTTCACCTACTTTTGAGCCAGGTCCACCCGATGAGAGAGCAATAGAACTCGCAAGAGTTGTGGATAGAGGAATAAGAGAAAGCCAAGCAATTGACTTGGAGAAGCTTGTCATAGTTCCTGGAAAACTTGTTAGAGTTATCTTCATAGATGTTCATGTGTTGGATCACGATGGCAATCTTTTGGATGCTTCAGGAATTGGTGCAATTGCAGCATTGTTGAGTGCAAAGATTCCGAAAGTAGAGTATAATGAAGAAACTGAGGAAGTGATAACGCTAGATGAGTATGAAAAACTTCCAGTAACAAAGATCCCAATTCCAGTAAGCTTTGCAAAGATAGGAAACACCTTAGTTGTGGATCCAAACTTTGAAGAAGAACAAGTTATGGATGGAA from Thermococcus sp. EP1 encodes:
- the rrp41 gene encoding exosome complex exonuclease Rrp41 yields the protein MMGKPEGLKLIDENGYRIDGRKKYELRKIKMEVGVLKSADGSAYVEWGKNKVMAAVYGPREIHPKHLQKPDRAILRVRYNMAPFSVEERKKPGPDRRSVEISKVIRGALEPAVILELFPRTSIDIFIEVLQADAGTRVAGITAASLALADAGIPMRDLVAACAAGKIDGEIVLDLNKEEDNYGEADVPVAIMPIKNDITLLQMDGYLTKDEFLEAVRLAIKGAKAVYQKQREALKEKYLKIAQEVGE
- the rrp42 gene encoding exosome complex protein Rrp42 produces the protein MEVMASIMKDHILQLLKEEKRIDGRGLEDVRPLTIETDVIEKAEGSARVKLGDTQVLVGIKVDLGEPFPDLPNMGVITTNVEFVPLASPTFEPGPPDERAIELARVVDRGIRESQAIDLEKLVIVPGKLVRVIFIDVHVLDHDGNLLDASGIGAIAALLSAKIPKVEYNEETEEVITLDEYEKLPVTKIPIPVSFAKIGNTLVVDPNFEEEQVMDGKLTITTDENGYISAVQKSEGGSFKLEEVVFAVDTAYKKAEEIREKILEAIKKE